TCGCCGACCTCTATCACGAGCAGCGCATCATCAAGGCCGGGATCATTCCCGCCGAGCAGGTGCTGGCCAACGAGCAATATCAGCTGGCGATGCAGGGCCTGGACCTGCACCGCGACCTGTATTCCCACATATCCGGTGTCGACCTCGTACGTGATGGCGACGGCACCTACTACGTGCTGGAAGACAACCTGCGTACGCCGAGCGGTGTCAGCTACATGCTCGAAGACCGCAAAATGATGATGCGCCTGTTCCCCGAGCTGTTTGCGGCCCAACGCATCGCACCGATCGATCACTACCCCAACCTGCTGCTCGACACCCTTAAAAGCTCCAGCCCCTGGATAACCCCAGCGTGGTTGTGCTGACCCCTGGGCGCTTCAACAGCGCGTTCTTTGAGCATGCGTTCCTCGCCCGGGAAATGGGCGTGGAGTTGGTCGAAGGCGCCGATCTGTTCGTACGCGACGACCGCGTGTTCATGCGCACCACCGACGGCCCCAAAGCCGTGGACGTGATCTACCGTCGGCTTGACGACGCTTTCCTCGACCCGCTGGCTTTCAACCCGGATTCCATGCTCGGCGTGCCTGGCCTGCTCGCGGCCTATCGCTGCGGCAACGTGGTGCTGGCCAATGCCATCGGCACTGGGGTGGCGGATGACAAGTCGGTGTACCCGTTCGTCACCGAGATGATCCGTTTTTACCTGGATGAAGAGCCGATCCTGAAGAACGTTCCGACGTTCCAATGCCGTAAGCCCGATGAACTGTCCCACGTACTGGCCAACCTGCCGGACCTGGTGGTGAAGGAAACCCAAGGCTCCGGCGGCTACGGCATGCTGGTGGGGCCGGCGTCTACGGCGGCGGAAATCGAAGCCTTCCGCGCGCGTATCAAAGCCAAGCCCCATGCGTATATCGCCCAGCCGACCCTGTGTTTATCCACGTGCCCGACGTTTGTCGAAAACGGCATCGCACCACGCCATATCGACCTGCGCCCGTTCGTGTTGTCTGGCAAGGAAACCCGCGTGGTGCCTGGCGGCTTGACCCGCGTAGCGCTGCGAGAAGGCTCGCTGGTGGTGAACTCGTCCCAGGGCGGCGGCACCAAAGACACCTGGGTGGTAGAGGACTGAATGCCATGCTGAGTAGAACTGCCTCGGATTTGTACTGGATGTCGCGCTACCTGGAGCGTGCGGAAAACCTCGCGCGCATGCTCGATGTCAGCTATTCGCTGTCGCTGATGCCCCAAGACGGGCATGGCGATGGCCTGCACGAACTGGCGATGCCGCTGCTGATCACCGGCACCCTGGAGGATTACCACGAGCGCCACGGCGAACTGCACGCCGAACGCTTGTTGCACTTCTTTGCCCTGGACGCGGCCAACCCGGCGAGCATCTACAGCTGCCTCGGCGCCGCGCGGGCCAGCGCCCATGCGGTGCGTGGGCGAATTACGGCGGACATGTGGGAAAACATCAACGCCACCTGGCTGGATATTCGCGATATCGCCCAGCAAGGCTTGAGCCGCTACGGCATGAGCCGGTTCTGTGAGTGGGTCAAGGAGCGCTCCCATCTGTTTCGCGGTGCGACTTACGGCACGATCATGCGCAACGATGCCTTTCGTTTCATTCGCCTGGGCACCTTTATCGAACGAGCCGACAACACCCTGCGCCTGCTCGACGCCCGCTACGAGATGGCCGGCGACCGCGCCGAAGCCGTCACCGATGGCACGGCGCACGCCTACTATCAGTGGAGCGCCTTGTTGCGAGCGCTGTCGTCGTTCGAGGCTTACACCGAGATCTATCGTGATGCGCCGGGCGCCCGCCAAGTAGCCGAATTGTTGCTGTTGCGCGCCGATGTGCCGCGTTCGTTGCGGGCCTGCAGCGAAGAGATCGATCAGATCCTCGCCAGCCTGCCCGGCCATAACGGCCGCCCGGCCCAGCGCCTGGCCGCTGAGATGGATGCGCGCCTGCGCTTTACCGCGATCGACGAAATTCTGGAGGAAGGCCTGCACGCCTGGCTGACCGATTTCATTCCTTTGGTCCGCCAGTTGGGCGACGCCATCTACAGTTCCTACCTGGAGGCCGCATGAGACTCTCCATCAGCCACGAAACCACCTACCACTATGACGACCAAGTGCGCGCCAGCATCCAGTACTTGCGCCTCACGCCCCACGACAGCGAGCGCCAGCACGTCCTTAGCTGGCAGCTCGACTTGCCGCGCCCGGTGCGTGCGCAGGTGGACCCATTCGGCAACATCCTGCATGTACTGACCCTGGACGAACCCCACGACGCCATCATCATCGGCGCCCGTGGCCAGGTGGATATCGACGAGTTGCGCGAGGCCGAACATGAAAGCCAGTCGGCGTTCCCGTTTCTGCGCAGCACACGCTTGACCGAGCCGGACGACGCCCTGCGCCGTTTTGCCGAGCAGCACTGCCATCAACGACGCGACCGCACGGCGTTGATCGACCTGATGCAGGCGCTCAACCAGGCGATGGTCTACACCCCTGGTGCCACCGAAGTCGACACCAGTGCCGCCCAAGCCTTCGCCGGGCGTGCAGGCGTGTGCCAGGACCACACCCACGCGTTCCTGGCCTGCGCGCGCAGCCTCGGGATTCCAGCGCGGTATGTGTCAGGGTATTTGTACACCGAAGACAGCGCACACCTGGCCAGCCACGCCTGGGCCGAAGCCTGGCTGGACGACGCGTGGTATAGCTTTGATGTGACCAACCAGCTGGCACGGCCGGAGCGGCATCTGAAGCTGGCCGTCGGCCTCGACTACCTCGACGCCTGCCCGGTACGCGGCATGCGCCGTGGCGGTGGGCATGAGCAGATGCATGCCAAGGTGTTTGTGGCGCCGACGCCGGTTATTTCCGTGCAGCAGCAATAACGGGTTGTAGTGAGCGGGCTTGCCCCGCGCTGGGGTGCGAAGCAGCCCTAACGCAGTCACCGCATTCTTCCAGGCAAAATTGAGTTGCCTGGATTTGGGCTGCTACGCACCCCGGCGCGGGGCAAGCCCGCTCACTACAATGGCTGCTTACGCCCCGCCATATGCTTCAAATACCCCACCAGCAACTCCAGCTCATTGTCCGGCAACACACTGGTCGCAAACGCCGGCATCTTCGCCTGCGGCCAGTGCCGCAAGCTCTGCGGGTCACGGATGTAGCGCTTGAGGAAATCGCCGCCGAAATATTCGGTAGGGTTGTAGGGAATATTCAAGTCCGGGCCCACCTGCGCGTCACCCGCACCATTGAGGCGGTGGCAGGCCAGGCAGTTCTTCTGGAACAACGCAAAGCCCTGGTTGATCGGGTCATTGGCCGCCAGTTTCGGGTCTGGCAACAGTGCGGGGAAACGTTCGGCCACGGTCTTCAGTTGCTTGATGCCCGAGATCTGGAACGGCCACTGCTCCGGGCTGATATGCCCTGCTTGAGGGTTGGTCCACACCAGGTAAAACGGCCCAGCACTCGGCTTGCCCTCTGCCAGCGCAGGCCACGGCTGCGCCGGGTCTTCCACCGCCAGCCACGCACGAGCGCCTTTTTGTTCCAGCAGCGGCGCGGCGGTGAGTTCGGCGGCGAATCCATCCAGGGCAACGGCCTGCAGATGACTCTTCGGCTCAAGCCCCGGTAGGAGCACTGCCAGCGGTACTGCGCGATAAGTCATGGTGCGCTTGTAGGACACGTCATCGATGATCTGTACGGTTTGCACATCCGGGTGCTTGAGCAGGTCGGCGGTCTGCCAGGTCTTGCTGGCGTGGTCCAGTTCGAGGGTCAGTTGCGCCGCCGAAACCGGCAGGGCGATTAACAAGGCGAGGAGGGCGAGGATCGATTTCAAGAGGAAGGCCCGATGCAAGGTGGCGATGGGGCTCACGATACCGGAAATCTGCATGCAAAAGGCAGCCCCTGCAGGACCGCTATGCGCAATGTCCCGGCAGGTGCTGCCAAAAACTGCAGTCCTGATGCTGTGTATGCATGGAATGTGGCGGTTGAGGGGTCACCCAATAACCTTGGTTAAATTGGGCAGGATCAGAATCAGTGTGGTGGCGAAGAGAATAAGTCCCGCCTGGCGTACTTTCGTATGTTTGAACATGGCTGACTGCC
The Pseudomonas poae DNA segment above includes these coding regions:
- a CDS encoding cytochrome c translates to MKSILALLALLIALPVSAAQLTLELDHASKTWQTADLLKHPDVQTVQIIDDVSYKRTMTYRAVPLAVLLPGLEPKSHLQAVALDGFAAELTAAPLLEQKGARAWLAVEDPAQPWPALAEGKPSAGPFYLVWTNPQAGHISPEQWPFQISGIKQLKTVAERFPALLPDPKLAANDPINQGFALFQKNCLACHRLNGAGDAQVGPDLNIPYNPTEYFGGDFLKRYIRDPQSLRHWPQAKMPAFATSVLPDNELELLVGYLKHMAGRKQPL
- a CDS encoding transglutaminase family protein, with translation MRLSISHETTYHYDDQVRASIQYLRLTPHDSERQHVLSWQLDLPRPVRAQVDPFGNILHVLTLDEPHDAIIIGARGQVDIDELREAEHESQSAFPFLRSTRLTEPDDALRRFAEQHCHQRRDRTALIDLMQALNQAMVYTPGATEVDTSAAQAFAGRAGVCQDHTHAFLACARSLGIPARYVSGYLYTEDSAHLASHAWAEAWLDDAWYSFDVTNQLARPERHLKLAVGLDYLDACPVRGMRRGGGHEQMHAKVFVAPTPVISVQQQ
- a CDS encoding alpha-E domain-containing protein, with the translated sequence MLSRTASDLYWMSRYLERAENLARMLDVSYSLSLMPQDGHGDGLHELAMPLLITGTLEDYHERHGELHAERLLHFFALDAANPASIYSCLGAARASAHAVRGRITADMWENINATWLDIRDIAQQGLSRYGMSRFCEWVKERSHLFRGATYGTIMRNDAFRFIRLGTFIERADNTLRLLDARYEMAGDRAEAVTDGTAHAYYQWSALLRALSSFEAYTEIYRDAPGARQVAELLLLRADVPRSLRACSEEIDQILASLPGHNGRPAQRLAAEMDARLRFTAIDEILEEGLHAWLTDFIPLVRQLGDAIYSSYLEAA